The genome window TGACTGAGTACAGCCCCCCCAGCCCTTGCGGCTAATAGGGCAATATCGAGATAAATAGAAATAGATTCTTTAGCAGTCATTTTGTTAATTGATAATGGATAATTGAGAATAAAACAAAGATTTAAAGATTATTATTTTTGCCTTAATCAGTTGATACTATATTCTCTTTTCACATAGTCTAATAAACCTTCACAGGAATCAAGTAACAAATCAATCACATAATCAAAACCCGATTCTCCACCATAATAGGGATCTGGTACTTCTGTATCAGTATGATGGGAAGCAAAATCACACATTAACTTAATTTTGTCTCGATATTTACCCTTCAAATCCAAAGATAAAATATCATGATAATTAGCCTTATCCATAGCTAAAATTAAATCAAAATATTCTAGGTCAAAATCTTCAATTTGTCTTGCTTTTCCTACTAATTTAATGTCTCTTTTTTTCGCAGCTTCTCTCATACGAGCATCAGGAGGAGAACCAATATGATAACGAGATGTTCCCGCCGAATCGCAGGTTATTTTATCTTGTAAACCTTCTTTTTCTATGAGATGAATCATAATATTTTCCGCTGAGGGCGATCGGCAAATATTACCTAAACAGACGAATAATAACTTAACCATAATAAAACAAAAATTTTAATAATCTCATCAAAATCAAGGGCTGAAAAATGTTCAGCCCCCATCATCGACTATTTACCTACATTCCAGGAAGTCCAAAACTACCAGTTAACTCTTCCATTCTCTCGCGCATAGTCTCAGTGGATTTTTGATAGGCATCTTTATAAGCAGCGGTAACATTTGCAGATAAAGCCTCTGAACCATTAGCCAAAGCCTCATCCTTAATTTCTACTTTCAAAGGCTCTTGATTTCCGCTCATGGTGACAATCACTAAACCATCTTCGCTTTGTCCCTGAATTTCCATGGTTTCTAGTTCTTGTTGAAGC of Cyanobacterium sp. HL-69 contains these proteins:
- a CDS encoding protein-tyrosine phosphatase produces the protein MVKLLFVCLGNICRSPSAENIMIHLIEKEGLQDKITCDSAGTSRYHIGSPPDARMREAAKKRDIKLVGKARQIEDFDLEYFDLILAMDKANYHDILSLDLKGKYRDKIKLMCDFASHHTDTEVPDPYYGGESGFDYVIDLLLDSCEGLLDYVKREYSIN
- a CDS encoding DNA-binding protein, YbaB/EbfC family; its protein translation is MAQGKGFGLGLGKMKELAEAFKKAQQVQEGAKQLQQELETMEIQGQSEDGLVIVTMSGNQEPLKVEIKDEALANGSEALSANVTAAYKDAYQKSTETMRERMEELTGSFGLPGM